The proteins below are encoded in one region of Phaseolus vulgaris cultivar G19833 chromosome 1, P. vulgaris v2.0, whole genome shotgun sequence:
- the LOC137816524 gene encoding cysteine proteinase mucunain-like, which translates to MASSTSANMAIMLLFALFALSSALDMSIISYDNAHQDKATWRTDEEVNSLYEEWLVKHGKLYNALGEKDKRFQIFKDNLRFIDQQNAENRTYKLGLNRFADLTNEEYRARYLGTKIDPNRRLGRTPSNRYAPRVGETLPDSVDWRKEGAVVPVKDQASCGSCWAFSAIGAVEGINKIVTGDLISLSEQELVDCDTGYNMGCNGGLMDYAFEFIIKNGGIDSEEDYPYKGVDGRCDEYRKNAKVVSIDGYEDVNTYDELALKKAVANQPVSVAVEGGGREFQLYSSGVFTGRCGTALDHGVVAVGYGTDNGHDFWIVRNSWGADWGEEGYIRLERNLGNSRSGKCGIAIEPSYPIKTGQNPPNPGPSPPSPVKPPNVCDNYYSCSDSATCCCIFEFGKTCFEWGCCPLEGATCCDDHYSCCPHDYPICNTYAGTCLRSKNNPFGVKALRRTPAKPHGAFAGNKVSNA; encoded by the exons ATGGCTTCTTCTACTTCCGCCAACATGGCGATTATGCTGTTGTTCGCGCTCTTCGCGCTTTCTTCAGCCTTGGACATGTCCATTATCTCCTACGACAACGCTCACCAGGACAAGGCCACGTGGCGCACCGACGAGGAGGTCAACTCCTTGTACGAGGAGTGGCTCGTCAAGCACGGCAAACTGTACAACGCGCTCGGGGAGAAGGATAAGAGGTTTCAGATCTTCAAAGACAACCTGCGATTCATCGACCAGCAAAACGCCGAGAACCGAACCTACAAGTTGGGACTGAACCGGTTTGCGGATCTGACCAACGAGGAGTACAGGGCTAGGTACTTGGGAACGAAGATCGACCCGAACCGGAGGTTGGGAAGGACCCCGAGCAACCGTTACGCGCCACGTGTCGGGGAAACACTACCCGATTCCGTTGATTGGAGGAAGGAAGGTGCTGTTGTCCCAGTCAAAGACCAAGCAAGTTGCG GGAGCTGTTGGGCATTCTCGGCAATTGGTGCAGTGGAAGGAATTAATAAGATAGTGACCGGCGATCTGATTTCATTATCAGAACAAGAATTGGTGGATTGCGATACAGGATATAACATGGGATGCAATGGAGGTCTTATGGACTATGCATTTGAGTTCATCATAAAAAATGGAGGCATTGATTCCGAGGAGGATTATCCTTACAAGGGTGTTGATGGTAGATGTGATGAGTATAGG AAAAATGCTAAAGTTGTTTCTATTGATGGTTACGAAGATGTTAATACCTATGATGAGTTAGCACTGAAAAAGGCTGTTGCAAATCAGCCCGTGAGCGTAGCTGTTGAAGGAGGAGGCAGGGAATTTCAATTATATTCATCT GGTGTCTTCACTGGAAGATGTGGAACAGCTCTAGATCATGGTGTTGTGGCTGTTGGATATGGTACAGACAATGGTCATGATTTTTGGATTGTGAGGAATTCATGGGGTGCTGATTGGGGAGAGGAAGGGTACATCAGATTGGAAAGAAATCTGGGTAACAGCAGATCAGGAAAGTGTGGAATTGCGATCGAGCCATCTTATCCCATTAAGACTGGTCAAAACCCACCCAATCCTGGACCATCACCCCCTTCACCCGTGAAGCCACCAAATGTTTGTGACAATTACTACAGCTGTTCAGATTCTGCCACTTGCTGCTGCATTTTCGAGTttggaaaaacctgttttgagTGGGGTTGCTGTCCTCTTGAAGGTGCTACCTGCTGTGATGACCACTACAGTTGCTGCCCCCATGACTATCCCATCTGCAACACTTATGCTGGAACTTGTCTCAGG AGCAAGAACAACCCATTTGGAGTGAAGGCATTGAGGCGTACTCCAGCCAAACCCCATGGGGCCTTTGCAGGCAACAAGGTCAGCAATGCTTAA